Below is a genomic region from Lonsdalea populi.
GCCGTAATCGCAGCCAGCGAATTCATCGATTTTTCAGAACTATATGGTGTAATCGAAGCAGATGATTATGCTCCGTTTGAGAATGAGGCATTCTTCCTTAGCCGTCTGCAGATTGATATCGGCACATACTACCAGGAGTTTTGTGAACGCCAAGACAGCCTCTCCCAGGCAGCATGTCAAAAGTTAGATGACTATCTGGCTGCTATTACTTCGCTGAATGTTGAGGGAATGAAGGCATTCCTGCGAGCAACTATGCCGCATAAAAAGGGACGTTTTAAAACACTTAGTGAATTTAAGGATCAATCACTCGATCGTGATGCAATGCGACTTGGGATGTTTACGATTTTCTGGAAACTAGTTCAGACTGCACGTAATGATGGTTCTGATGTCGCATTCTCGTGGCTAAATGACGGGCTTTTCTACTATCCGACAGGTATCCACCATGCTGCAGAGCATCAGGAGAGTATCTGTCATGACATCATGCAACAGGCAATTAGTGAAGATGTGGAGTGTCTATTTGAGTGCGGCGCACTTATCACTAGCGCCATAGACAGACCTTCAATCTCTGATGTAATCATAGGCATTGACGCTACTGAGGGAGTGGATGCTGCTGAACACGAATTACTGAGGGAAAACCGCATCGGGAATTATAAGAAGGTGGCTATGATTTCTTTAAACAATGTACCTGAGAGTTTGAAAGATGCAGAACCTGATTGAACAATTGTTGGAATTAGAAGGATTGACGCGTAATCTCTCCACAGACTTGGCGTTATACGAATACAACAGTACTGGAAAGACAAATTATTGGCTGGTAATCCACGGCGAACCAATAATCACTCCTGAAATCCAGGCAGGATGGTTAAGTAAATGCAAAAATGCTACAGCCAATCCTGCTCTTGAGAAAAATATCAATTTATTGATTGTATGGAATACTGACAGCAGCAAAGTGCTCGCCAGTAAACGAGTTCACCATATAGAAGAAGACAGCTATTTCTTTAAAAAGCATGTACTTCCTTACACTACCGAAGAATTCGAAGCACTACGTCAACAAATCGACATTCAGGGATTTGCAACAGTTTTTCGTGAATCAATTACTACTCCTAACACCTTTACTGAATATAAATCAAACCACCTTGAAGGAGGCTGGCAAAGCCTATTATATAGGCTTGCAATAAAGCTTCCATTTATCGCAGTTAATAGTTCGGGTAATTCCGATCTAGCCAGTCTCGAGCGAAATATTCGGGAAAAAATCCAGCGTACAGCTAATCCTGGTGTACTGGTTGCAACAGATTCAGCTATTGACTCTCTTGCAAATCAGATCGCATCGCCGAATGTGCAGCCGGAAGATTTATTGACCTTCATGGATGAGAAACTGTCTGAGGCAGGCTATGAAAGTGATCGTTAAGCGTCTAGAAGTGCATAACTTTAAAGTTTTTGAAAAGCTTGAGTTAACCCTTGAAAGTGATCATCTCGTAGTTCTTGATGGTCCCAACGGTTTCGGTAAATCATCTTTTTTTGACGCTATGGAACTCCTGTTGACAGAAAAAATCCGTCGCTATATTGAGCTTGAAGAACTGACAGTGGATCGACGTAGCCTGAAAACAGGCTGCCCCTGGCTATTCAAGCAAGCAGGTGTAAATGACTGGCTTTCAATTCGTGCGGAGATTGTAGTAGATGGTCAGAGCCATTTCCTTGAGAGAGCAGCCAGTAAAGCTGTACTAGACGAGCATAAAGGTGTAACTGATTTAAGGATACCTCTTTATGAATTAGTAAACTTTAGCGCGGAACGGGTTGAAGTCATTTCACAGGAAGAAACTTATCTTTCTACCTTACTCGGTGAGCAGTATGAGCGCGATTTTGAATTATTCCATTA
It encodes:
- a CDS encoding ABC-three component system protein, encoding MAVAPQVFPHTAISTWSGFVYQGKLALYHCLKMISSDYEANRDLKLQLESQDDFAIFRQQQCLSMHQVKAYKETRFSAYSDGIKTQRDNARQRGVPLAYFHVARSVTNIPATFGTDYGPVRFYTYPIPPDEAGNVTQSFCPLNQVDIFIRNELSTLLANVAGQPAWKNFIVANIQNTLEAIVNSKVIMTHSKIHESARHQAVIAASEFIDFSELYGVIEADDYAPFENEAFFLSRLQIDIGTYYQEFCERQDSLSQAACQKLDDYLAAITSLNVEGMKAFLRATMPHKKGRFKTLSEFKDQSLDRDAMRLGMFTIFWKLVQTARNDGSDVAFSWLNDGLFYYPTGIHHAAEHQESICHDIMQQAISEDVECLFECGALITSAIDRPSISDVIIGIDATEGVDAAEHELLRENRIGNYKKVAMISLNNVPESLKDAEPD
- a CDS encoding ABC-three component system middle component 1, with product MQNLIEQLLELEGLTRNLSTDLALYEYNSTGKTNYWLVIHGEPIITPEIQAGWLSKCKNATANPALEKNINLLIVWNTDSSKVLASKRVHHIEEDSYFFKKHVLPYTTEEFEALRQQIDIQGFATVFRESITTPNTFTEYKSNHLEGGWQSLLYRLAIKLPFIAVNSSGNSDLASLERNIREKIQRTANPGVLVATDSAIDSLANQIASPNVQPEDLLTFMDEKLSEAGYESDR